One Nitrospirae bacterium YQR-1 DNA window includes the following coding sequences:
- a CDS encoding PAS domain-containing protein, which yields MKSKGLKTDLSKITKSAASLSIFLRMVVLCVLLIDIFVVILGVGYLRHSKHQTEQQAAATSQNLSQVLEQYIKGFIDMIDLTLMDIAEEINNEKRKGTIDRDEVTALLAKHQRYLPDLESLRITDAQGIVRYGLGVPKDAKVNLSDRDFFIAAHSDPKLKLIISKPVFAHISKKWVIVLARRIDGPEGAFGGIVYANVALEHIIKAFASIDIGRHGGISLRDSEMAIIARYPQPKEVGTDIGNKNISSELRKLFESGQPSGTFFTPTSFDNRPKYVSYRKIADYPLFVVIGLAADDYLKGWKYECIVTSALIIILIIATLIFLYLVYRYVIYRKELERALTESRNQLQAIIDNTIAVIFQKDLQGRYMLINSRYETLFHISKDAVIGKTDHDIFPKEAADSFRANDIEVMEKNVPLSFEEIVPHEDGIHIYISIKFPLFDTQGQIYAVCGIATDITERKGMEETLNSKTTQLQSLTKELERMVADEMNIRLQKEQLLIQQSKMAAMGEMIGMIAHQWKQPLNALSINVFDIKDAYRYGELDEEYINNMVKTSREQITFMIRTIDDFKNFLLPDREKVPLLI from the coding sequence ATGAAAAGTAAGGGATTAAAGACGGATTTATCTAAGATAACAAAATCGGCAGCCTCTTTATCTATATTTTTGAGGATGGTAGTGTTGTGTGTTTTACTGATTGATATCTTTGTTGTTATTTTGGGTGTAGGATATTTGCGCCACAGCAAACATCAGACAGAGCAGCAGGCTGCTGCTACTTCTCAAAATTTATCACAGGTACTAGAGCAGTATATAAAAGGATTTATTGACATGATAGACCTGACTTTGATGGATATTGCAGAGGAGATCAATAATGAAAAGCGTAAAGGTACAATTGACAGAGACGAGGTAACCGCACTTTTGGCTAAACACCAAAGGTATCTGCCTGACCTTGAAAGCCTGAGAATAACCGATGCACAGGGAATTGTAAGATACGGCCTTGGTGTGCCTAAAGACGCCAAAGTAAACCTCTCAGACCGTGATTTCTTCATTGCGGCGCACAGCGACCCTAAGTTGAAGCTAATAATATCAAAACCGGTATTTGCACACATCAGTAAGAAGTGGGTGATAGTGCTTGCGCGCCGTATAGATGGCCCTGAGGGCGCTTTTGGAGGTATTGTTTATGCAAATGTTGCTTTGGAGCACATAATTAAAGCTTTTGCCTCTATTGATATCGGCCGGCACGGGGGAATCAGTTTACGTGACAGTGAGATGGCAATCATCGCCAGATATCCGCAGCCTAAAGAGGTTGGCACTGATATTGGAAATAAAAACATATCTTCTGAGTTGAGAAAACTGTTTGAGTCCGGTCAACCCTCCGGAACTTTTTTTACTCCAACCAGCTTTGATAATAGACCTAAATATGTTTCTTACCGTAAAATAGCCGACTATCCACTGTTTGTTGTTATAGGCCTTGCTGCAGATGATTACCTTAAAGGGTGGAAATATGAATGCATCGTAACATCGGCACTCATTATTATCCTCATTATCGCAACACTCATATTTTTGTACCTTGTTTACAGATATGTTATTTATCGTAAAGAGCTGGAGAGAGCACTGACGGAGAGCCGCAATCAACTCCAGGCGATAATAGACAACACGATTGCAGTCATTTTCCAAAAAGATTTACAAGGCCGTTATATGCTTATAAACAGCCGCTATGAGACGCTTTTTCATATATCTAAGGACGCTGTTATCGGCAAGACCGACCACGATATCTTCCCAAAAGAGGCGGCGGACAGTTTCAGAGCAAACGATATAGAAGTGATGGAAAAGAATGTGCCTTTAAGTTTTGAAGAAATAGTCCCTCATGAAGACGGCATACATATTTATATATCCATAAAGTTTCCCTTGTTTGATACACAAGGGCAAATATATGCCGTCTGCGGCATAGCCACAGATATTACTGAGCGTAAGGGCATGGAGGAGACCCTCAATAGTAAGACAACACAGCTCCAGTCTCTAACAAAAGAGCTGGAGAGAATGGTTGCCGATGAGATGAACATCAGACTTCAAAAAGAACAACTGCTGATTCAGCAATCTAAGATGGCAGCTATGGGTGAGATGATTGGAATGATAGCCCATCAATGGAAGCAGCCTTTAAACGCTTTATCCATTAATGTATTTGATATAAAAGATGCATATAGATATGGTGAACTTGATGAAGAATATATAAATAACATGGTAAAAACATCAAGGGAACAAATTACCTTTATGATAAGAACGATTGATGATTTCAAAAACTTCCTGTTACCGGACAGAGAGAAGGTTCCCCTTTTAATATAA
- a CDS encoding HAMP domain-containing histidine kinase, with product MYRKDNIEISTEIFAEESSLITVGYPNELKQVLLNILNNARDAILNRRKSDNPDFTGQIKIVISELGDNTISISITDNGGGISEEIIAKIYEPYFSTKKHEGGTGLGLYMSKTIIETNMGGTLTVRNVDDGVEFLIRLIKIGSV from the coding sequence GTGTACAGAAAAGACAACATAGAAATATCCACGGAAATATTTGCTGAAGAATCAAGCCTAATCACTGTGGGCTATCCTAATGAGTTAAAGCAGGTGCTCCTCAATATTTTAAATAATGCCAGAGACGCGATTTTGAACAGACGTAAAAGTGACAACCCGGATTTTACCGGTCAGATAAAGATTGTAATCTCTGAATTGGGGGATAATACTATTAGTATTTCAATAACCGACAATGGCGGGGGAATTTCGGAAGAGATAATTGCTAAAATCTACGAGCCTTATTTCTCAACCAAAAAACATGAGGGAGGCACAGGGCTTGGGCTATACATGTCAAAGACAATAATTGAGACAAACATGGGCGGTACGCTGACTGTTAGAAACGTGGATGATGGGGTGGAGTTTTTGATAAGGTTAATAAAAATTGGTAGTGTGTGA
- a CDS encoding YggT family protein, protein MFVAGHFFISVATVADIVLSAYMWILIISALISWVNPDPYNPVVRFLYLATEPVLRPIRRKIGTLGGIDISPVIVILIIRFIQSFVINALKQFGGRLLF, encoded by the coding sequence ATGTTTGTTGCCGGGCATTTTTTTATTTCTGTAGCAACCGTGGCGGATATTGTTTTGAGCGCCTATATGTGGATTTTAATTATATCGGCATTGATAAGCTGGGTAAATCCTGATCCTTATAATCCTGTTGTGAGGTTTTTGTATCTGGCTACAGAGCCCGTGTTAAGACCCATAAGACGCAAAATAGGCACCCTGGGCGGCATTGACATCTCACCGGTTATTGTTATTTTAATAATACGTTTTATACAGTCTTTTGTTATCAACGCACTTAAACAATTCGGCGGCAGATTGTTGTTTTAG
- the proC gene encoding pyrroline-5-carboxylate reductase: MTGFIGGGNMAEALIKGLIAKGFNDILVSEPAQKRCDYLRAHYQVRAHYDNMAVISDSDIVVVAVKPQNMPELREQLKGADFTGKTIVSIVAGVKIANLRSVFPSAWIVRVMPNTAALVLEAMSALSVDDSVPLQIRDRAEEIFSSIGQVVFLPEEMMDAVTAVSGSGPAFFALFADSVTEAGMALGLSREISLKLAVQTMSGTAKMLSSGRLPEELITMVASPGGTTEAGLKVFEQRGFINIVSEALTAASRRSAELGK; encoded by the coding sequence ATGACAGGTTTTATCGGCGGTGGTAACATGGCGGAAGCTCTTATAAAGGGGTTAATTGCAAAGGGTTTTAATGATATTTTAGTTTCAGAACCTGCTCAGAAAAGATGTGACTATTTAAGAGCACACTATCAAGTAAGAGCTCATTACGATAATATGGCGGTAATAAGTGACTCAGATATAGTTGTAGTAGCAGTTAAGCCGCAGAACATGCCGGAGCTAAGAGAGCAGCTTAAGGGAGCTGATTTTACCGGCAAAACAATTGTTTCAATAGTGGCAGGGGTAAAAATCGCAAATCTTAGGTCTGTGTTTCCCTCCGCCTGGATAGTGCGGGTGATGCCCAACACTGCGGCTTTGGTGCTTGAGGCAATGTCAGCGCTCTCTGTGGATGACTCGGTGCCCCTGCAGATACGGGACAGGGCGGAGGAGATTTTCTCGTCAATAGGGCAGGTTGTCTTTTTGCCGGAGGAGATGATGGATGCCGTAACGGCGGTGTCAGGAAGCGGACCGGCTTTTTTTGCTCTTTTTGCAGATAGTGTTACAGAGGCCGGGATGGCTCTTGGGTTAAGCAGGGAAATATCCCTGAAACTTGCCGTACAGACCATGTCAGGGACGGCAAAGATGCTCAGCAGTGGGCGGTTACCGGAAGAGTTAATTACAATGGTGGCATCCCCCGGGGGAACAACAGAGGCCGGCTTAAAAGTATTTGAGCAACGTGGATTTATAAATATTGTGTCGGAAGCCTTAACGGCCGCATCACGGAGAAGTGCTGAACTGGGTAAATGA
- a CDS encoding sigma 54-interacting transcriptional regulator — MDRSSLEISAIYEISKILGSSLDITKTLKNALKVLSVFLDIERAAIALKEKGQLIIKAAHGFTAEEIKNSKYFPAESIEANVAKSGYPVVIPDAADVPQGSEKFIRFGVQSVEKKAFLCVPMKLKKEIIGVLSANRIYRSAKVSLDDDLRLLKIIASLIAQWTELSKEVQVQKQALIQQRESLKTELKGKYRIDNIMGGSGAMQDVFEAVHRVAKTKATVLITGESGTGKELIARAIHYMGKQSNGAFIKFNCASIPEGLLEAELFGHDKGAFTGAMAVKRGRFELAHKGTIFLDEIGDLSIGLQPKILRVLQEREFERIGSEKTIKVDVRVIAATSKNLQLLVSQNSFREDLYYRLNVVPVCLPPLRDRTEDITELIEHFLKKFNTENERSVELSDEALSLMKQYRWPGNVRELENTVERIVIMSPEDIIRAKHLPLNIRVLNQQASGGFSNKHTAALSLTELERDKIIEALKNAHWVYARAADLLGITPRQIGYKVKKYGIRKDIS; from the coding sequence ATGGACAGAAGCTCTCTGGAAATTTCAGCAATATATGAAATAAGCAAAATACTGGGCTCATCGCTTGATATTACAAAAACTCTTAAAAACGCACTAAAGGTTCTTTCCGTGTTTCTGGATATAGAAAGAGCCGCCATTGCACTTAAAGAAAAAGGACAACTTATTATAAAAGCGGCACACGGATTTACTGCAGAAGAGATAAAAAACTCTAAATATTTCCCTGCGGAGAGCATTGAGGCAAACGTGGCAAAATCCGGCTACCCTGTAGTGATTCCTGACGCTGCAGACGTACCGCAGGGTTCAGAAAAATTCATTCGCTTTGGTGTACAATCTGTTGAAAAGAAAGCCTTTTTATGTGTTCCCATGAAATTAAAAAAAGAAATAATCGGGGTTTTAAGTGCCAACAGAATTTACAGGTCAGCCAAAGTTTCTCTGGATGATGACCTGCGCCTTCTTAAAATCATAGCCTCCCTGATAGCCCAGTGGACAGAGCTCTCTAAAGAGGTACAAGTGCAAAAGCAAGCCCTGATACAGCAACGGGAATCCCTTAAAACAGAGCTTAAGGGTAAGTACCGGATTGACAACATAATGGGTGGCTCAGGGGCTATGCAGGATGTCTTTGAAGCCGTGCACAGGGTGGCAAAAACAAAGGCTACCGTTTTGATAACCGGAGAGAGCGGCACGGGAAAGGAACTCATAGCCCGGGCCATTCACTACATGGGTAAGCAAAGCAACGGAGCCTTTATAAAGTTCAACTGTGCATCAATTCCGGAGGGACTCCTTGAGGCTGAGCTTTTCGGCCACGACAAGGGGGCATTTACAGGAGCAATGGCTGTAAAAAGGGGACGCTTTGAACTTGCCCACAAGGGCACCATATTTCTTGACGAAATCGGGGATTTAAGCATAGGGCTTCAACCTAAGATTCTGCGTGTCTTACAGGAGCGTGAATTTGAACGCATCGGGTCGGAAAAAACCATCAAAGTTGATGTCAGGGTGATAGCGGCAACGTCAAAGAATCTTCAATTACTTGTATCTCAAAACAGTTTCAGAGAAGACCTCTACTACAGGTTAAACGTGGTACCTGTCTGTTTACCACCTCTTAGGGACCGCACGGAGGATATCACTGAGTTAATTGAGCATTTTCTTAAAAAATTCAATACGGAAAACGAGCGGTCTGTGGAACTTAGCGATGAGGCCCTCAGCTTAATGAAACAGTACCGCTGGCCCGGAAACGTGCGGGAACTAGAAAACACAGTGGAAAGAATAGTTATTATGTCACCTGAGGATATAATCAGAGCAAAACATCTGCCTCTTAATATAAGAGTGCTGAATCAGCAGGCCTCCGGCGGTTTTTCTAATAAGCATACTGCAGCACTGTCGCTTACTGAGCTGGAAAGAGATAAAATAATCGAGGCTTTGAAAAATGCACACTGGGTTTATGCCCGTGCGGCTGACCTTCTTGGCATAACGCCGAGACAGATTGGATATAAGGTGAAAAAATATGGAATCAGAAAAGATATTTCATGA
- the radC gene encoding DNA repair protein RadC — MKEKTTERIHIGHRKRLRQRYIKAGLSSFADYEVLELLLTYTRMQRDVKPEAKKLIKTFGNLAEILDAPIERLLETEGIGIQSAILIKLVKDLSTKYLYETQVFKKAINNASEVVDYLRAKLGAKKRETVLTLFLNSQNKIIREDIISEGVVNYVYVHMRNIFEIALKYDSTAIIYVHNHPDGKLEPSAEDIKHTQQLVDTASHLSIAIHDHIIVNKYSYFSFRERGLL, encoded by the coding sequence ATGAAAGAAAAAACAACCGAAAGGATTCATATCGGCCATAGAAAGCGGCTGCGACAGAGGTATATAAAGGCCGGACTCAGCTCTTTTGCCGACTATGAGGTACTGGAGTTACTCCTTACATATACCCGTATGCAAAGGGATGTGAAGCCTGAAGCCAAGAAATTAATAAAAACCTTCGGAAATCTGGCCGAAATACTGGACGCTCCCATAGAGCGCCTGCTTGAGACAGAGGGCATAGGTATTCAGAGCGCAATTTTAATAAAACTTGTCAAAGACTTAAGCACTAAATACTTATATGAAACGCAGGTTTTCAAAAAGGCAATAAACAATGCCTCTGAAGTTGTGGACTATTTAAGGGCAAAGCTCGGCGCTAAAAAAAGGGAAACTGTTCTGACGTTGTTTTTAAATTCTCAAAATAAAATTATCCGTGAGGATATAATAAGCGAGGGGGTAGTTAACTACGTATATGTCCACATGAGAAACATATTTGAAATTGCATTGAAGTATGACTCCACGGCCATCATCTATGTTCACAACCATCCGGATGGAAAACTTGAACCATCTGCAGAAGATATTAAGCATACACAGCAGCTTGTTGATACCGCCTCACACCTCTCTATCGCAATTCACGACCATATAATCGTAAACAAGTATTCCTATTTCAGCTTCAGAGAAAGAGGATTATTATAA
- a CDS encoding NmrA family NAD(P)-binding protein yields the protein MSTTGWPAGQSSVLLVGALGFLGSEIADECLAQGKLLRVLVRPGSLKDDRKSKKVSSLRAKGVQVLEGSLEDTESLKKATEGVSAVISAVSFDAAHKQTDLINIAAQAGVQRFIPSDYGLNPYYVGVGISNVIDVKLRVHEAVWDSKIGYTFIYAGCLMQWYAVNLGMLSYPETNPPFPQFVDVYGTGDKKAALTLTRDVARVTVRAVDDPEMLYKHIHVTGDTISQNEMIQIFESVFGQRVERIPVSDEQLQKTIAEAKEERDFFRLISAQLASYIWIRGSSAAIPDNCIDSGVSYPDIKMTKFTDYIKTVKYSH from the coding sequence ATGTCAACAACCGGCTGGCCGGCAGGTCAAAGCAGTGTGTTGCTTGTTGGAGCGCTTGGGTTTTTAGGTAGTGAAATAGCTGATGAGTGTTTGGCTCAGGGAAAGCTTTTGAGGGTTCTGGTGCGTCCCGGCAGTTTGAAAGATGACCGGAAGTCCAAAAAGGTATCATCGCTGAGGGCTAAAGGTGTGCAAGTACTCGAGGGTTCCCTTGAGGATACGGAATCTTTAAAAAAAGCCACGGAGGGGGTAAGTGCCGTCATAAGTGCTGTCAGCTTTGATGCAGCACACAAACAAACCGACCTTATAAATATTGCTGCGCAGGCAGGTGTGCAGAGATTTATTCCCTCTGACTACGGCTTAAACCCATACTATGTCGGTGTTGGTATTTCCAATGTTATTGACGTGAAACTTCGCGTTCATGAGGCTGTGTGGGACAGTAAAATTGGATATACGTTTATATATGCCGGATGCTTAATGCAGTGGTATGCCGTCAATCTAGGGATGCTTTCTTACCCTGAAACCAACCCTCCTTTTCCGCAGTTTGTTGATGTCTATGGCACAGGTGATAAAAAGGCTGCTTTAACTCTGACAAGGGATGTTGCAAGGGTTACGGTCAGAGCAGTTGATGACCCTGAAATGCTTTATAAACACATCCATGTAACAGGTGACACTATTTCCCAAAATGAAATGATCCAGATATTTGAATCAGTCTTCGGCCAACGGGTAGAAAGAATTCCTGTAAGCGACGAGCAACTGCAGAAGACTATTGCAGAGGCGAAGGAGGAGAGGGATTTTTTCAGATTAATCTCTGCACAACTTGCAAGTTACATATGGATACGGGGCAGCAGTGCCGCCATTCCCGACAATTGTATAGACTCCGGCGTCAGCTATCCGGATATAAAAATGACAAAATTTACAGATTATATAAAAACAGTCAAATACAGCCATTAA
- a CDS encoding sugar phosphate isomerase/epimerase — protein sequence MCLRQIRIGNQTAFSSQSPETPFNYAIEHSFDSFEWFPDKKDYGQGWLEHEITGLQRCEIRTKALMHGIELSVHAPVTFNPLSNDGAERFATTLDFALDIGATLINIHMFTEQGIQAFAQAVIPLIELTAKHGLKLSIENTTTTAPWDFNEFFTVLSMCKSISTKHVGMCLDIGHANVFYDTRNNFIKYIDSLLETVPIIHLHIHENYGDVDSHLAIFTGPSSENPLGMKCFIKRLKKRNFTGMMVLEQWPVPPSILIAGRNRLLELINDSTV from the coding sequence GTGTGCCTGAGACAGATCAGAATAGGCAATCAAACGGCATTTTCATCACAGTCACCTGAAACTCCTTTTAACTATGCAATAGAGCACTCCTTTGACTCCTTTGAGTGGTTTCCCGATAAAAAAGATTATGGACAGGGCTGGCTTGAACATGAAATTACCGGTCTGCAGCGGTGTGAGATACGCACTAAGGCACTGATGCATGGCATAGAGCTTTCCGTTCATGCACCGGTCACGTTTAATCCTCTGAGTAATGACGGCGCTGAACGATTTGCCACCACACTTGATTTTGCACTCGATATCGGAGCTACACTTATAAACATACATATGTTTACCGAACAGGGGATACAGGCCTTTGCTCAAGCTGTAATCCCACTTATTGAGTTAACGGCAAAGCATGGGTTGAAACTCTCAATTGAAAACACAACCACTACGGCGCCGTGGGACTTTAACGAGTTTTTTACAGTTCTATCAATGTGTAAATCAATAAGTACCAAACATGTCGGAATGTGTCTGGACATAGGTCATGCAAACGTTTTTTACGACACCAGAAATAATTTTATTAAATATATTGACTCGCTTTTGGAGACTGTGCCGATAATACATCTGCACATTCATGAAAACTACGGCGATGTTGACAGCCATCTGGCAATTTTTACAGGACCCTCATCTGAAAACCCTCTTGGAATGAAATGTTTTATAAAGCGGCTGAAAAAGAGGAATTTTACCGGCATGATGGTTCTTGAGCAGTGGCCTGTGCCGCCTTCCATCCTTATTGCAGGCAGAAACAGACTGTTAGAGCTGATTAATGACAGCACTGTATAA